Proteins encoded together in one Impatiens glandulifera chromosome 1, dImpGla2.1, whole genome shotgun sequence window:
- the LOC124920332 gene encoding protein PLASTID MOVEMENT IMPAIRED 1-like: MTTMADTEYSSTNNRKNSNTQLLEELEALSQTIYQSHTSTSTSTSTSTTTTTKRRTPSLALLLDDPKNNHNPNPTKPRTRRMSLTPWRSRSHSHSQTRPNDQIKDQPSQNEVNRFTDNNPSSDKKGSIWNWKPIRALSHIGMHKMTCLFSVEVVTIQNLPATMNGLRLSVCVRKRESKDDAVNTMPSRVSQGVADFEETLFIRCNVYCGNAHSKFEARPFLIYAFAADAPELDFGRTSVDLSRMIDESVRMSSEGTRVRQWDVSFNLNGKAEGGELVLKLGFQLMEKNGGIGIYSSQSGNGRRNLASLSARRQSKGSFSIASPRLSEDWRPSNSARRADLQVIVDDPAPEVDLLDFDVVEKGVEIQEKKLVSGEIVKEVVQDRVMLNRLSELDSIARQIKALESLMVGEEKSMKKTEEAESQKLDSDEETVSKEFLQMLEDEDAKEFKLNQIDHVSSMKLDDSEEGEECKVFLPDLGKTLGCVVQTKDGGYLISMNPLDNEMEKKDTPKLAIQTSKPLVLTSMNKSVEGFELFQRIAGLGYEALNSEISSLMPMDEIIGKTAEQVAFEGIASAIINGRNKEGASSSAARTISAVKTMATAMTNGRSDRISTGVWNVGEDPRSIEETLAFSMQKIEEITIEALKIQAEMAEEDAPFDVSPMNQIQSLASLVSSEISDSSSSSISIIVVLQLRDPIRRYEAVGGPMIALINATKVADDDDDDERERRLKIGSLHVGGMKVRSGGKSEKQRLTGMQWLVGYGLVGKKRKQIPPSSSSSSSSRDEDLFWSISSRVVADMWLKPIRNPNVKLTN, encoded by the coding sequence ATGACAACAATGGCGGATACAGAATATTCATCTACAAACAACAGGAAGAACTCCAATACACAGCTCTTAGAAGAACTTGAAGCATTAAGCCAAACCATATACCAATCCCACACTTCCACTTCCACTTCCACTTCCACTTCCACTACTACTACTACCAAAAGAAGAACACCTTCTCTAGCTCTTTTACTTGATGATCCAAAAAACAACCACAATCCAAACCCTACTAAACCCAGAACAAGGCGCATGTCATTAACCCCATGGCGATCACGATCCCACTCTCACTCCCAGACCCGTCCTAACGATCAGATCAAAGATCAACCATCTCAGAATGAAGTCAACAGATTTACAGACAACAATCCATCTTCAGATAAGAAAGGAAGTATCTGGAATTGGAAACCAATTCGTGCTCTTTCTCATATTGGCATGCacaagatgacatgtttgttcTCCGTTGAAGTTGTTACCATTCAAAACCTTCCTGCTACTATGAATGGTCTCAGGCTATCTGTTTGTGTACGAAAGCGAGAGAGTAAAGATGACGCAGTAAACACTATGCCTTCACGGGTTTCTCAAGGGGTGGCGGATTTTGAAGAGACTTTGTTTATAAGGTGTAATGTTTATTGTGGAAATGCTCATAGCAAATTCGAGGCTAGACCGTTCTTGATTTATGCTTTTGCTGCTGATGCACCTGAGCTTGATTTCGGGAGAACCTCTGTTGATCTTAGTCGAATGATTGATGAATCAGTTCGAATGAGCTCGGAGGGCACAAGGGTTAGGCAGTGGGATGTGAGTTTCAATCTAAATGGGAAAGCTGAAGGAGGTGAGCTTGTGTTGAAGCTTGGATTTCAGTTGATGGAGAAAAATGGGGGAATTGGGATTTACAGTAGTCAATCTGGTAATGGTAGAAGAAACTTGGCTTCTTTATCTGCTCGTAGACAGTCGAAAGGATCCTTTAGCATCGCGAGTCCCAGGCTATCGGAGGATTGGAGGCCGTCGAATTCTGCAAGAAGAGCCGACTTACAAGTGATAGTTGATGATCCAGCACCCGAAGTTGATTTACTTGATTTTGATGTAGTGGAGAAAGGGGTGGAGATTCAGGAGAAGAAATTGGTTTCCGGGGAGATTGTAAAGGAAGTTGTTCAAGATCGAGTGATGTTGAATAGGCTGTCGGAGCTGGATTCGATTGCTCGACAGATTAAAGCTCTTGAATCATTAATGGTTGGAGAAGAAAAGTCTATGAAGAAAACAGAGGAGGCGGAGTCACAGAAATTGGATTCAGACGAAGAAACAGTAAGTAAAGAATTCCTTCAAATgcttgaagatgaagatgctaAGGAATTCAAACTGAATCAAATCGATCATGTCTCTTCAATGAAACTTGACGATTcggaagaaggagaagaatgtAAGGTTTTCCTCCCTGATCTTGGCAAAACTTTAGGTTGTGTAGTGCAAACTAAAGATGGAGGATACTTAATCTCAATGAATCCTCTTGACAATGAAATGGAGAAGAAAGACACTCCAAAACTCGCAATACAGACATCAAAACCATTAGTTCTGACATCAATGAACAAATCAGTAGAAGGATTTGAGCTGTTTCAAAGAATCGCAGGATTAGGATATGAAGCCCTAAATTCCGAGATTTCATCTCTAATGCCAATGGACGAAATCATTGGAAAAACCGCCGAACAAGTAGCGTTCGAAGGTATCGCTTCCGCTATAATCAACGGAAGAAACAAAGAAGGCGCTAGTTCAAGCGCAGCCCGGACTATATCCGCCGTCAAAACCATGGCAACGGCAATGACAAACGGGAGGTCCGATAGAATCTCAACTGGAGTTTGGAACGTTGGAGAAGATCCACGTTCAATAGAAGAAACCCTAGCATTCTCAATGCAGAAAATAGAGGAAATAACAATAGAAGCATTGAAAATACAAGCAGAAATGGCGGAAGAAGACGCACCGTTCGATGTTTCGCCAATGAATCAGATTCAGTCATTAGCATCTTTGGTGTCATCGGAGATATCCGATAGTTCTTCATCGTCGATTAGTATAATCGTAGTCTTGCAGTTGAGAGATCCGATTAGACGATACGAAGCGGTTGGAGGTCCAATGATAGCGTTGATTAATGCAACTAAGGTtgctgatgatgatgacgatgatgaacGGGAGAGGAGATTGAAGATTGGAAGCTTACATGTTGGAGGAATGAAAGTGAGAAGTGGAGGGAAGAGTGAGAAGCAGAGGTTAACTGGTATGCAATGGCTGGTAGGTTATGGATTGGTGGGGAAGAAAAGGAAGCAGATTCCGCCATCTtcgtcgtcttcttcttcttcaagagATGAAGATTTATTTTGGAGCATATCATCAAGAGTTGTGGCTGATATGTGGCTCAAACCTATTAGGAATCCAAATGTCAAACTCACCAATTAG
- the LOC124920333 gene encoding MLO-like protein 5 — translation MGSTMKQSIFDEQTSKALKSWHKNAKKKPDGKNPGDGNEPVVATNGDKSAPSGGGQTNSRETTLDVAGGNRSSNKEDKEAEPGKQPLDLLTGS, via the coding sequence ATGGGATCAACAATGAAGCAATCTATATTTGATGAACAAACATCGAAAGCATTAAAGAGTTGGCACAAGAACGCAAAGAAAAAGCCTGATGGAAAGAATCCAGGAGACGGTAATGAGCCTGTTGTCGCTACCAATGGTGATAAATCGGCTCCATCTGGGGGTGGTCAGACAAATAGCCGTGAAACTACACTAGATGTTGCTGGGGGAAATCGTAGTTCAAACAAAGAAGATAAAGAGGCTGAACCTGGAAAACAACCACTTGACTTACTTACAGGTTCATGA
- the LOC124920334 gene encoding MLO-like protein 5 has translation MTGADPGARQLDQTPTWAVSLVCAVIVVISIGLESILHHVGEWFHKRKKKAMMEALEKIKAELMVLGFISLLLTFGQNFIAGICITEGAANTMLPCPVRHEQTGEHQPALEHQPAALEHHRRLLLYEHRLLSAGAAAAACKPGHVPLISINGLHQLHIFIFFLAVFHVVYSAITMCLGRLKIRGWKAWEQEAAANENSLNDPTRFRLTHETSFVRGHTNFWTQTPFLFYLACLYRQFFMAVRRADYITMRNGFVSVHLAPGSKFDFQKYIKRSLEDDFKVVVGISPVLWTSAVIFLFVNVEGWYAMFWLSMMPLVVIIAVGTKLQAIITQMAVEIQERHAVVQGIPLVQVSDKHFWFAWPKLVLHLIHLTLFQNAFELTYFFWIWYEFGLRSCFHKNFNLQILRVIVGIGTQFLCSYITLPLYALVTQVVIYLYLK, from the exons ATGACGGGAGCAGATCCCGGTGCAAGGCAACTAGATCAGACCCCTACTTGGGCCGTCTCTCTTGTTTGCGCCGTTATTGTTGTCATTTCTATAGGCTTGGAGAGCATTCTCCATCATGTTGGTGAG TGgtttcataaaagaaaaaagaaagctATGATGGAAGCCTTAGAGAAGATCAAAGCAG AACTTATGGTACTTGGCTTCATTtctctactattgacatttgggCAAAACTTTATTGCGGGGATTTGTATTACCGAAGGAGCTGCGAACACTATGTTACCATGCCCAGTTAGACATGAGCAGACAGGAGAGCACCAGCCTGCTTTAGAGCACCAACCTGCTGCTTTAGAACACCA TAGGAGGCTTCTGTTGTATGAACATCGACTCTTATCTGCTGGTGCTGCAGCTGCAGCATGTAAGCCG GGCCATGTGCCACTCATATCCATTAACGGGCTACATCAACTGCAcatcttcatctttttcttGGCTGTTTTTCATGTTGTATACAGTGCCATAACCATGTGTCTTGGGAGATTAAAG ATACGCGGATGGAAGGCGTGGGAGCAGGAAGCTGCTGCTAATGAAAACTCGTTAAATG ATCCTACAAGATTCAGGCTTACCCATGAAACCTCTTTTGTCAGGGGTCACACAAATTTCTGGACCCAAACACCATTTCTTTTCTATTTG GCTTGCTTATACCGACAATTCTTTATGGCTGTACGCAGAGCTGATTACATAACTATGCGCAATGGTTTTGTGTCT GTCCATTTGGCGCCTGGAAGTAAATTCGACTTCCAGAAATATATCAAAAGGTCATTAGAAGACGATTTCAAAGTAGTTGTAGGAATCAG TCCTGTATTATGGACTTCTGCAGTCATCTTTTTGTTCGTCAACGTTGAGG GGTGGTACGCTATGTTTTGGCTCTCGATGATGCCTCTAGTT GTTATTATAGCAGTTGGGACAAAGTTACAAGCTATAATAACTCAAATGGCAGTTGAAATCCAAGAAAGGCATGCTGTTGTACAAGGCATACCTCTAGTTCAAGTGTCAGATAAACATTTTTGGTTTGCCTGGCCTAAATTAGTACTCCATTTAATTCATCTAACTCTCTTTCAG AATGCATTCGAGCTTACTTACTTCTTCTGGATATGG TATGAGTTTGGGTTGAGGTCCTGCTTTCATAAGAACTTTAATCTTCAAATATTGAGAGTTATTGTCGG AATAGGGACACAGTTTCTGTGCAGTTACATAACTCTTCCACTATATGCACTTGTGACACAGGTTGTTATTTacttgtatttaaaataa
- the LOC124912428 gene encoding serine/threonine-protein kinase/endoribonuclease IRE1b-like has protein sequence MKGLVICLCVLFSAISGEPSPFSCRIDEGPNIGHPPTNSPSPPYTPNTPLLAAQDGMVYLVELNSGKILWSFNSGPPIYSLDKGDNHFASYIDYEEDGNLYMHRPNNKKEKIPNTPDEYLGRTPHFKDGGIIVGSKNTTVFLIDPKTGKVIYRLHYTGSENNLNASPKEDFKELNESPDSIFYVVRKDYRFRFFLDTLSENSFTKSLWCLEFSDIESILQCEKFISDKKSIEDRCTRSAASHKIRDNNVLESLLMLNH, from the exons ATGAAAGGTCTAGTGATCTGTCTGTGTGTGTTATTCTCTGCTATCTCCGGCGAGCCTTCTCCCTTTTCTTGTCGAATTGATGAAGGACCCAACATTGGTCATCCGCCAACCAATTCTCCCTCGCCGCCATA CACACCAAACACACCATTATTGGCTGCACAGGATGGGATGGTCTACTTAGTGGAATTAAATTCAGGAAAAATCCTCTGGTCATTTAACTCAGGTCCTCCAATCTATTCTCTTGATAAGGGAGATAATCATTTTGCCTCATATATAGACTATGAAGAGGATGGTAATCTTTATATGCATCGCCCTAACAATAAGAAAGAG AAAATTCCAAATACCCCTGATGAATATTTAGGTCGCACTCCACACTTTAAAGATGGTGGTATAATAGTGGGATCGAAAAATACAACTGTGTTCCTGATAGACCCGAAGACTGGCAAAGTTATTTATAGGCTTCATTATACAGGatcagaaaataatttaaatgcttCGCCGAAGGAAGACTTTAAAGAATTGAATGAATCTCCAGATTCCATTTTCTATGTCGTGAGGAAAGACTATAGATTTAGATTCTTCTTGGATACCTTATCGGAAAATTCATTTACAAAAAGCTTATGGTGTTTAGAGTTTTCAGATATTGAGTCAATATTACAGTGTGAAAAATTCATTTCAGACAAGAAAAGCATAGAAGACAGATGCACAAGGAGTGCAGCTTCCCACAAAATTCGTGATAACAATGTGCTAGAATCACTTCTTATGCTCAATCATTAG